Part of the Puntigrus tetrazona isolate hp1 chromosome 10, ASM1883169v1, whole genome shotgun sequence genome is shown below.
AAATATACATTCACGATCCATAATGCAAGCAACTGTGCATACCGCTCTCATCTCCATCCATTTTTTTGTTCTCGTCATCTTGTTTTTGAAGTTTCTTGTCGGTGGGTGGATGGAAAACACGCAAGACCACCTTCTGTCATGCCATGACAAAAAACACAAGATgcaaactgtacatttttataagtgTAAGAGATGACATggtctttgtaaatattttgtttattgttggATTCATGGCCAATCGTATCCACTGTAAAAACAGGTGCAAGCtcattcagccaatcacatccCTCCACTCCACGGTTCTGAAGACCCTTATTAGATTTTCATTTGGAGGTTTACAGATACTAAAGCTTCTTTTTCGACAATAGACATTAAATCGTAATGAATGTTGAGGGAAGCGGAAACGAAGCGAATTCCACATTAGAGAATATATTGAGTCAAGAATGAGCGCACTTGATGAGAGTAATTGCATTTGGAATTCAAATTTGCTGCAAGACCCGACAATGCGGTGGACAATAGAGTCGCTGGCTGCATCTGATTCTGTTTCGTTTGAAAAACGAAGGGTGGAACCGATCAGGGCCTAATCAGAATATTTTGTTGGAGAGAGTTAAATGAAAAGGTTTATGTGGAGAAGCTCATTTTATTTCCTCGTACGAGGCCGTAGGATGTAAATCGCTTGAGTCagccctgttttttttctgagaggcCTGCTGTTTGAGTCATTCTCCTGGGTGTTCTTCATTACGCTTCAGTGGACTAAATGACACTGTGGggtgtttgttttctcttaccTGGTTGTAAGTTCTTAGAAATTTAATGTTACCCAAACCATTGGAGATTTGTTGGAGTGGGGGTGGGATTTCCACAGAGTTCTGGCTTATCTCTTTGTTGTGAATTTGAGCTGCATATATTTCAAAGTAGAGAATTTAAACAGTTCATATTTTTCTACAAAATAAAGGGAGAGAGATGATTCTACCGGCAACTGGCAGACATATAAAGCACACTCTCACCAGACATACATGGTGATACTTTTTGTCTGGGTTGCCTATGTATTATAGaggatttaatgaaaaaaaaaatatgaagaaaaaaatactgagaaacACAACTGTTGAGTATTAATGCTTGGTCGCCAAAAAAAGACTTGCACCTGTTGAGTTTCATTTTGTTGAATTTCAGCAACGTAAAAAAGGCTTGAGATGAGGGACTGTATGACCGCAACGGGTCTTAAGATTGAAATTCATATTTCTATTTCCTATACAGGCTACTACACACTGTATGTTGTGTATCTGAACTGGACAACATTAAAAAAGGTTATTAAACATAATGACAGGCACGTCTcctcatttgcatgttttgtgCTAAACTGTCTACTATAAAAATACGTTTTATTAACTAATTGTATGTATGCTTACAGTTTCATttaaacttcctgtgttgtccTCTAGATGGAAGCATACTTCACTTAGCCTCACAGCATTGTGTCCACAAGGCAAACCCTGCTGAACCCTCAAAAAAAGACCTTTGATCCTGCCCTAAAACGCACACACCGTAGAGATCGTACACTGCCCACTAAAAAGTGAACCAATAGCAGCACAATTCATGGATTTGTAGAAAACGGAAcgtacaaatataattaaataaaagtctcAGATGTACTGTAGTCCAGGTGGCTGGATGCAGCCAGACAAGCTGTTCGCCACACTGATATAACCCTTCGAGTCCACTTATGGGCTCTGAAATGTTCCTCTGCTGGATCTTGTGCCACGTTCGCCTTGTTGAATAAGTCAAGGTGTCACTGCAGTTTTGCTTCTCCCACCGCATGATGCATACTTTAGAAACATGACTGCGGGCTTTCGAATGCAGAAGACCATTTGAAGAGCGACACCTGGAGCGCATAAGCTCTTTAAGGTTTTAACGAGTCACAATCAAGTGTTCTTGTCCGGGtttgttgtgtatgtgtgactGCTGTAAACAGCTCCCGAGCTCCTCTGAGCTCGCATCAGCTGTTTTGCCGTTGGCAGGCTGGTGCAGCTGAAAGCAGGAGTCTGACTTTCCCTCGCAGGAAACTGCTCTGCACCTGCAGAAGTTCTGGGAGAGAGGAGACCTCCTGCGTCTGTGTGCTGGCAGGAGCTGAATCATCTGGAAGAACTGTGGACCTGGCCTGCTGTGGAAACAGAATGGACTCATTAGGGAAAATTTATCAtcccaaaaactaaaattgaatAGATTGCAGCTCTCAGATCTGATTGGTTCGTCTCATCAAATAATCgcaacacacaaaacaaactgacACTATTTTCTACTGTTAAAATCCACTACTTTGGTTACTAAGCTAGTTTCCCCTCCCGTTTCAAGTGTGTTGTGTATTGTACTGTAGTACtatattttaaagggttactccactccaaaatgaaaattatcattaatcatttacccctatgtcgttccaaacccataaaagctcacaatttaagatattttggatgaaagcCGGCAGGCTCGTGTCTGTCCCATTGACtaccaagtaaataacacttgtcaaggtccagaaaagtattgtcagaatagtccatcagCCATCAATGTGGTTCAACCATGACGTTACGAAACAACGagaatacaaagaaaacaaaaataatgactttattcaacaaattcTTTATGTACTCGATTCATtatggaacgacatgggggtacgtgattaataaaaaatgttcattttggggttggagtaaccctttaagcaAGATTCATATTTTAGCATAGTTGCCTTCGGTTCATTCTCATAGTTTCAAAAAGTAACGAATCATACACTGAAATTCTGGTTTAGTATGGGAAAAatccatatatttttataatccaacttattttatatgcagtacatatacacatgctGTATTTAGgcatctgaaaaaagaaaaacttttttggtGAAATTCACCTCACAGTCACTGAACTATCAAgctttggagaaaaaaaaaagagcacttcCCAGAATCATGCCGCCAGTTTGACTGTGGCCAAAAAATAGAGGGAAGTAAAGGGTAAACTGACTACGCTGCACGTTCGCACAATTTCCTAGAATGCCAAATTATCAAAAAGGCTGGATGTGGATGTCAGACTAGTCAATACTGTCAGAACAGACCTTGCTGTGACAGACACATGTTTAGCGGTTACTACACCTGTAAATCAAGACTGTGAAGGATCTGGCCGAGGCTGTGAATGTTACTGATGTTGTTTTCCAGTGCGCTGGCCAAAGGAGAGTTGCtcactgtttttattgcattactcAGGGCCTGATCGAGCAGAGACAGACCAGTCTGGACCTCCACAGCCTGCCTGTGAACCTAGAAACAGATTTGGACTGTGAATGCGTAGAATTACTCTCTGTGAAACACACTGGCTTTAATCATCCAGAAAATACGCCAGTACTTAAAATCAGGTTTTACTGATATCAAGATAAcattagaaatgcattaaaaacacatttgaatgaTGAATTAAATGATCGTACTAGTAgtactatataaaaatgcacGCAGGATGGATTTcgatgtattttacattatgctGTATTACTGATTTGCATAATACTGGTTATTTAATGCgctttatgtgtatgtgtacatgACGATTTTATATTCTGTTAAACACATTACATCGTGACTCACATCTACATGCTCCCAAACAGCAAAGTCAACACTAGTCAGAGGAACTAAATAGGATTTCATCTCTCCGCAGCCACCTCTGCAACCACGCtgagaggggggaaaaaaacagatgagGTGATGGTTTTGAAAATAACCTGACATTCTGTGTGAAGCACATAGAGACCTCACCATGATGACCTCAGAATCTCGGGCTTCTCGTACAAAGTGGTCCAGAACCCTCAGGTCACAGATAGGTCTGAGAGGGGAGACCTGGTTTCCACCCAGCCACACAAACACTACCAAAACTGACACCAAACCTCAACAGACAAATAAACACTGCTATTACAAATACTCGCTTTGTGCTTATAGCCAAACATTTTACCTGTCTTTATAAAAATGATGATTAGTAGTCATGGTAGTAgcttcagtcaaaaaaaaaagtcgacATCGCATTTTTCCAATAATTTTCACTGTGCCTAAACTGGAATTTGTTTATTAACTACTAATCTAGTAACCAGCAAGACGCATAACGCCAATAAAGCTTGTGTGTTAAATCAGAATTTTAAAGTgatggcagcggtgggattcgaacccacgcctccagagagactggagcctaaatccagcgccttagaccgctcggccacgctaccctcTGCACGCGCACATCACGTGCACTGTATTTCTAATTGTACACTACTGCTGCTAAGGTAGATTACATACCAACTGACTTTACGTTCTTTTTTCACAGTTGGAGTCAAACACTACATTTCCCAGAATTCATTTAGCCTTAGACCACTCTGACACGTCTTCGCTTCTTTATCTCCAGGATAAGCTTGTTCACTTCATCTGATTCATCATTCTATGTCACTGACACTGTTCATACTGGGATCGCCGCTCTAAATAGCATGACGCAGCTCCTCTTTGGTAATATAGCAGCTTGGGAAAGCCGCGGCAGCTTTAAGGGGCTTTGATTCATCCAAGTGAGTCAGTTTCTTAGAATCTGTACAGGCTACTAAAAGATTCATACACTAATGAGTTTAGCAACACTTCATGCAGGTTGGAttcagtgttgccaagtcctcCTTTTTTCATTGGGATTGGGAAACTTTAGCGGTCTTCAGGGATGTTTTTCATATTCACGGGTTGAAGCAATCGCGATAACGTAATATTTAGCCCCTGAAGTGCGACTTTTATCAGTGGAACCCCGcctaatatgtttttattccaCCGGAACGCGAGTTTTTAGGCAAGTTTTAAAAGGCCCCATTTGGTTTGTGGGTTTTGCCGTGAAGATCTGGCAACCCTGGTTGGATCGTTAGTGAGTCATTAAATCGTTCACTCAACCGATTCTTATAAGATTGAATCTTTCATAAACGTCTTTATTCGTTCTCACTTTTCATTTGTTGAGTATGATGACTATTATTTTCAgactaaaaattattattaataatattttaattgaatgtaatTAATGTTCGACCAGATATGAGATTAATCTTCATTACAAATTCgttcattttattcatcaaatcaGTGAAGGGACATATAGGCTATTCTCTACGTTCAACCAATGAAATGCTTTCACACTCGAATTCCTCGTTCATTTCAGAAGGGATTCAGTTTATGACAAAAACGACTTCATTAAACTAATTAATTCATAAAGGAGCTACTGCCCCCATGTGAGACTTACATATACGAATACAATAAGAAAATGGTCCTTTTTGCACAAAGACCAAATAAGAAAAGTTCTGGTAAGTTCACGAACGAGTCACAGGTAATGTAACATCATCATAGAAATTACATGATATcacgtgtgagtgtgtgatatTGCAATAGTGGGGtgaaaacatttacttatttagattattctatttttaaaaatagaataaatattagactttttaaaacagaataaaattgtaaaatgcagGACAAACTATTATGCTAATTCTCAACTACAACGAAGGACAAAGAACTGTTTGACCGACATGGCACGGATACAAGCAAACGTGAGTATTACTAGCCTGCATCACAAACTAATTTtcttcattaatttttaattgcccggataaaaaataataataataataattaaaaaaaaaagcttagcTTACCTGGAAACGTTTGCATTCGCAAGGTGCATTTTTACTGTGCATAATGTTCttaaatgggttttgttccTTTTTGCGCCCCACGTTTGCTGCAGACCGCGCAGATTTGAGCTCAACGCACGCGCCGTATGACTCCTGCGTGACCCCGTCCCTCGTGCGTCCTTGATAGTACTCCAGCGCGCGCTGCTCTGCCTGCGCCGTGTTGTTTGGCGTTCGCTATGTTGCTCAACATACATTCAGCGTTTCTGCGTGCAATCCTGTGACGACAGTTATCTCGCGTGTCAGGGCAAACTGGTTAAACCTTCCTAGAGGCGCTTGCGTTTGACTACAGTAAATGAATAAGATTCTAAAGCGCTTAAAACATAGgccttgtttaaaaaaaaaaaaaaaaaaaaaaaaaaaagctgcagtcAAGTTTAAAACCAGTAAGCTTTTTCACCCTAAAGTTTGGAGTTAAAACTGTTATTATACAAGATTTAATCAAGAATGTTTCCGCTAACTAAATAGAattttcaagattttatttatttatttatttatgtgtttattttgacagcactgcCATCTAGTGTTCAAATACTAAATTACAGGCTTGCCGGTTTTTGGTCACATCTGAAGAAATGGATTACTCTGCTCAAGCATGGGCCCCAGAGTACTCTTTAGTAATGTTACCTTTTAAACACATATCTGGAACCTGCGATAATTTTCGACTAGGTAAAGTCCCCGACTTCCGATTTTTCAATGTGTTTTGCTGATCCGGGATCAGGGGACTTGTTTACATTGGGCCACATCTGCAAAGTCTTCCAGAAGACACAAAGAACGGGAAGAAAAGAAGCAAGCAGAATTAATATTCccttggggtttttttttcaccattacTAAAACTATGTATAAATTTTCAACTGGCATAATTGGTATCAACCAAAGACAATTTACAGAAAGGAATAAAAGGGAAAAGCAGAATAGGAGTTATAGAGAGAGTTAAGGATTATACAGCCTTATTGGCTTAATGGCATTTGCATATCCTTACTCATTTGTGCCTCTCTGAGATTAGATTATGCCcttaaaaaatgaaaggaatgTCCCACAAGCTTGCTAATCTTCTTCATGGTATTAGCTTGCATTGGTCAGTCAATGAAAACTTGTCCTGTGTGACCTTTACATTCCTATAAACTTGTGTTTCTTTAAAGGCAAATGTAGTCCATAGATGGTTATTTAGGTGGAATATATCACTAGGATGTGgcaaatgttttagtttttgtggGTTTCAAGACTCTGCTCAACACTTTTTTCATCTACTCTTCACATTATTACCATGGCAGTTATCTTTCTTCCATCATTACAAAACATTGACTTTTGTACAATTAACTAAAtgttcaggttttgaatatgaTTCTCACTGGAAATCATGCCTGGTATTAATGACTTCATCAAGCAACCTATAAGTGGTTGTAATGACGAAACTCGAGTAGaattgtttttaggtttttattgaTGTGTATCAgtagtgtttattaaaaacaataaaacaagaatCCCATAAATATAGATTGAAACAGACTgacagcttttcttttttctttgttttgttttgacacaCATCTTTATCACAACCCAAAATGAATATTGTATCAGTGAATTACTTAACAAGTCTGTCTCAATTAAACTATGCTTATATAGgatgtttaatattaaagtgAAAGCAATTATAGACAGTGGACAGTGGGACAAATGTACACAATCTTCTTAAATAtcctcaaaatattatttaaattataggCCTATAAACGATTTGGAGCCagtaagattatatatatattatatgtatttatatattcctgtgatatatatatatatatatatatatatatatatatatatatatatatatatatatatatatatatatatatatatatatatatgcaaaactgTTTCCAGTAGCCAAAAATTTccagtagccattatttgaggcttcagtgtcacatgatccttgagaaataaattcatttaaatcctACCGACCCCGATTGGTTCaaacttgttttttgtttgttttgttttattattatacaggaAAGCTACAGGAAAGACgaaagcagaaaaaataaattaaccacAACCAAAGCTATATTGTGAAGGTAAgtcaaattatttgtaataatgaaGATAGGGAGGAAGAGGTGAAGGTGAGTTGCAGTTATCATAGAACAGCTGAAAATTCTTGTCTACGGCCATTTTGTTAGTCAGGTAGTTCTCCAGATCTTGCACAGTGAGCTCCTGGACTCTGTTCCCCTCCTTTGCGTTCTTGGCAAGGGCAGCTTGGGTCGGAAAACGGATGCGTACGTTGTGTGGTGCGTTCCGGTCGTAGTCAGTGCAGCAGTAGGCAGACCACACGTCTTCAGGGATGCCAACCCGGTCCTGGTTGTTGCGCCTAATCATGTTCCCAGTAGTGGTAACCCCAGTTACAATGTAGGCTGTACCCCGACAGAAGTTGTTGAGGCGCACACGGATGTGTTCTTCATGTTCGCGCCACGGTCCGATGTTAAATTCACGAATTTCTGGCACAACGTTGGTAAGCGTGTAGGTAGCTGCTCGGTCCTGTGGGTCTGACTGGTGCTGGTCTGGATTCAGATGGCCTCTTTCGTACAGAACCACGTCAGAGTAGTCATCCAAAACCGCCTGGCTGTCCTCAAACTTCATGTGTAAGTAGCCAGTGGGGAACGGCATCATGTTCCCATTCCCATCAAGCTCTGCAAGCTAAGAAGAAAGTCAACACATCATTGCAAAGAAGAAAGCCAGTTCTCAAACTCAGAAAAGCCGTTGCTTGGATTTCAAAAGGTACACCTTTGTATCTTATTTACCCCAAGGGTTCATATTAGTACCTTAAATGTACATATCAGTATCTTTTGAAAGGGTACCATCCCGGTAacagtttttgtactttttattctGAGAGTGAATAGATTCGTACCTGAGGTTCATACATCCAGGGATAGTCCACACGCCGATCGCCCTCTGTTTTCTTGAAGGTGTAAGCGGAGTAAACTGGGATACGGTTTTTGGAGTCGTACAGGGTCACGAATCTAGGTTTGTCAGCGTAGCGCTGGCAGATCTTCTTGAGTCTGCCCTCTCTGAAGCCTCGTGGTGGGGTGCCCATATACAGAGAGTCTTTGCATCTCTCAATATGGTTGAAGTCTTCAACTACGGTTGCAGTTCCCCAGTGTTCAGAGAGCAATGTTGTGACGGCAAGGGCCAGAAGGATCACGGTGGGACGCATTTTAGTTTAAAGAAGCTTCTCGACAGTCTTACTTGAGCACCTCTTTGATAGaatgagagagtgagaggagCTCGAAGCTGGTTACTTTGAATAGCATTGATTAGATAAGCAAAACAGAACTGGTAAGAGTGAACTTGTACAAATGTGGCTTTACATATGGATCTAGGatacaatatttatacattttccacATCAAAGAGAAcaatatattgttgttgttttttcaatttTGCTTTAGTCTGTAACATGTCCTGCACTATTGGTCTTGTGGAAATCAATAGTTGAGGAGAGGTGTCTTATTATCCATAGGCGTACACTGAAAAAGAGGCAAGAAGTCATGGAGACTTGAGAGTGGGCCATTATGACATTTCTTGGTTTTGTAAGAAGAATTGTAATCCTGCAAGTTGCAAGGTGGGCCTCCATAGCTCAGATTTGTTGGCCCAGATGCTCAGTCGGGTTGAGATCTCAGGAAATTGGAGGTCAAGCCAACACCTTAAACTTTCTGTTTTAAACCATTCCTGAACAATTGTTGTAGTGTGTCAAGGGCACTGCGTATTATCCTACTGAAAGAGGCTACTCCCATTAGGGAACACCATTGAGGTGGTACGTGTCAAAGTAATGCCACATAAACATGATTCTAGGACATAAAGTTACATTGACCAGAGTAAAACACTGCCTCTACCAGCCTGCCATCTTCCCAAGTTTAATGATGCATGTGTACCCAGCCACCAATCAGCTCTACAAGAAAATGTGACTCATCCGTGGTTCAGTTTTGCCGCTCACTATCTGTTGCTTTTAATAGCAGGCAGAGGTCATCATGGCCATTTTGATAAGTCTGTAGCTATATAACTTGACACATACAGAACAACGATGCACTGTGTGTTCTGCACCTTTCTATTATGGCAAGCTTAAAGTTTTTCAGCAGTTTAAGCAACAGTAGCTCTTCTATGTACTATGTTGATTAGACCAGATGGGCTTCGCTCCGAAAAGTGCATCTACGCTCTGCATAGTTCTAGGAACATGGTGGTTCATAGAGAACCAATTTCTCCCTCAAGCCACTAGCAGCAGGATCTCTGAAGCGGCCAGCATTGACATCTTTATTCGTggtatttacaaaaattaataacagGCGAATGGAGAACCGTGTTCAGAGTTTTTGTTGTGTGTCGTGGGTTTTGCGAGAACTGAgatgaaatgtaaatgcacaGTTTATGCGACTGAAAGAGCATGAAAATCTGACTAAATATCTTATTACAACTTGTAGTGTTATCTTCGAGGCTGAGAAAAGAACACAACACTGCAGGCGACAGGTAAATGCCATTATCACTGTTTTCTGGGTTCGtggagtaaatattttttttacaaatgtaggTGTACAGGTGTAGCTGGTGTTTCATATGCCTTTGGCCAATCGGCGTACACGTACGTCACTGGTAGTTCCTACTGAACTGTTTTAGACCGTACTCTGAAGTAGGCACTAAAATTGGTTTCCTCAAATGAAGTTCCTTGAACCAAATATGTTGCTAGTTCATGTTAACATGTCGAAAAGCAGGAACTTCCGCAAAAAGCTCTTGAAGAGGTTCTTCCAGTTCGAGAGCGCCTAATGAGCCTTGGGTTTCAATGACCAGGAGTGCCAATGTAGTTTCTGCCTCCCTTGTTAAAAATCACGTGGCACTTTGAAAAAGGGACCCGTGAAATCATCCTAACCTTCCAGCCGTTGCAGCACCCCGGCCCATGACCTTCCTTGCACCAACAGGGATCATCCAACAAGAgtgtatagctgtgtgtgtgcacgcataTAAATGCAcgcgtgtgtatgtgtatgtgtctcATTTACTCTAGATTAAATCACACAAGTAATAGTTATCCTTTTAACCAGTAGGTTTCTTTGGAAGCGGTAATCAGTAAAAGGAGGGAGAGGCATGATGGTTCAGGAAAATGCTGTGCAGAAAGCTTATCACATATTCCCAGAACAAACaattctctcactctttctctatatacatgcaaGTCCTCTTTTCTATAGAGATAATCGTCTTTATGGCTGACTTGTACGTCTgtcttataaaatgtaaatcaggCTATTCTATACTCTCAATCATGAGAAAACACACAGTCCTCAATAGAGTGTGAAGAggtgat
Proteins encoded:
- the epob gene encoding erythropoietin b isoform X2 — its product is MQTFPGLVSVLVVFVWLGGNQVSPLRPICDLRVLDHFVREARDSEVIMRGCRGGCGEMKSYLVPLTSVDFAVWEHVDVHRQAVEVQTGLSLLDQALSNAIKTVSNSPLASALENNISNIHSLGQILHSLDLQQARSTVLPDDSAPASTQTQEVSSLPELLQVQSSFLRGKVRLLLSAAPACQRQNS
- the epob gene encoding erythropoietin b isoform X1, whose product is MQTFPGLVSVLVVFVWLGGNQVSPLRPICDLRVLDHFVREARDSEVIMVRSLCASHRMSGYFQNHHLICFFPPSQRGCRGGCGEMKSYLVPLTSVDFAVWEHVDVHRQAVEVQTGLSLLDQALSNAIKTVSNSPLASALENNISNIHSLGQILHSLDLQQARSTVLPDDSAPASTQTQEVSSLPELLQVQSSFLRGKVRLLLSAAPACQRQNS
- the LOC122353013 gene encoding endonuclease domain-containing 1 protein, with product MRPTVILLALAVTTLLSEHWGTATVVEDFNHIERCKDSLYMGTPPRGFREGRLKKICQRYADKPRFVTLYDSKNRIPVYSAYTFKKTEGDRRVDYPWMYEPQLAELDGNGNMMPFPTGYLHMKFEDSQAVLDDYSDVVLYERGHLNPDQHQSDPQDRAATYTLTNVVPEIREFNIGPWREHEEHIRVRLNNFCRGTAYIVTGVTTTGNMIRRNNQDRVGIPEDVWSAYCCTDYDRNAPHNVRIRFPTQAALAKNAKEGNRVQELTVQDLENYLTNKMAVDKNFQLFYDNCNSPSPLPPYLHYYK